A stretch of Caldanaerobius polysaccharolyticus DSM 13641 DNA encodes these proteins:
- a CDS encoding XTP/dITP diphosphatase, producing the protein MQVLLATKNQGKITEVKEILRDTGIELVDIKSLNVDVSVAEDGKTFEENALKKAYAYHVATGLPCMADDSGLEVDCLNGEPGVYTARYAGEKATDKDNIAKLLYEMRSVPRENRSARFVCAIALVLTDGTVIITKASCEGIIAFEERGNGGFGYDPVFYVPEYKKTFAELDEEVKNHISHRAKALAKMKRYLEKLGVIV; encoded by the coding sequence ATGCAGGTACTTCTTGCGACGAAAAATCAAGGCAAAATAACAGAAGTGAAAGAAATTTTGAGGGATACGGGGATTGAACTTGTCGACATTAAAAGCTTGAATGTGGACGTGAGCGTTGCGGAAGACGGCAAGACTTTTGAGGAAAACGCACTCAAAAAAGCCTACGCATATCATGTGGCTACAGGTCTTCCTTGTATGGCAGACGACTCAGGGCTGGAGGTGGATTGCCTCAACGGGGAACCGGGGGTTTATACGGCGAGATACGCTGGTGAAAAAGCTACAGATAAGGATAATATCGCAAAATTGCTTTATGAGATGAGATCAGTTCCCCGTGAAAACAGAAGCGCTCGTTTTGTGTGCGCTATTGCGCTGGTGCTAACTGACGGCACGGTTATAATAACGAAAGCAAGCTGTGAGGGGATTATCGCCTTTGAAGAGCGAGGCAATGGCGGTTTCGGGTATGATCCTGTATTTTATGTTCCTGAGTACAAAAAGACGTTTGCTGAGCTTGATGAGGAGGTAAAAAACCACATAAGCCACAGGGCAAAGGCGTTGGCAAAGATGAAAAGGTATTTGGAAAAACTGGGTGTGATCGTATGA
- the rph gene encoding ribonuclease PH, whose amino-acid sequence MRRDRRSADELREVKIIRNYLMYPEGSVLIEMGNTKVICTATIEDKVPPFLKGKNKGWITSEYAMIPRATEVRNAREISKGRVNGRTQEIQRLIGRALRSVVDLEALGERTIWIDCDVIQADGGTRTASITGSFVALAEAFDKMVKKKILDHIPLTSYVAAVSVGIVNGVQMLDLCYQEDACAKVDMNVVMTDKGEFVELQGTGEESPFSQGDLLDLLVLAEKGIKQLIDKQRESLGDIADKIGVKYNAGTSCDEKSRQNNRSERNFEGYGD is encoded by the coding sequence ATGAGACGGGATAGAAGGTCGGCGGATGAACTGAGGGAGGTAAAGATCATCAGGAATTACCTTATGTATCCCGAAGGTTCTGTGCTGATAGAGATGGGGAATACCAAGGTTATATGCACGGCTACTATAGAAGATAAAGTGCCCCCTTTTTTAAAGGGCAAGAACAAAGGGTGGATTACCAGTGAGTACGCCATGATTCCCCGGGCCACTGAGGTGAGAAATGCCAGAGAAATATCAAAGGGCAGGGTTAATGGCAGGACTCAGGAGATACAAAGGCTGATTGGCAGGGCGCTGAGGTCGGTGGTGGACCTGGAGGCGTTAGGGGAGAGGACTATATGGATCGATTGCGATGTGATTCAGGCAGACGGTGGTACCAGGACAGCATCTATTACGGGTTCTTTTGTGGCGCTGGCAGAAGCCTTTGACAAAATGGTAAAGAAAAAGATATTGGATCACATACCCCTTACCAGCTACGTGGCGGCGGTTAGCGTAGGGATTGTAAACGGCGTGCAGATGCTGGATTTGTGTTATCAGGAAGACGCGTGTGCTAAAGTGGATATGAATGTAGTAATGACTGATAAAGGAGAATTTGTAGAGTTACAGGGCACAGGGGAAGAAAGCCCCTTTTCCCAGGGAGACTTGCTTGACCTTTTGGTGCTGGCTGAGAAAGGAATTAAGCAGCTCATAGATAAACAAAGGGAATCTCTAGGGGATATTGCAGATAAAATAGGGGTGAAATACAATGCAGGTACTTCTTGCGACGAAAAATCAAGGCAAAATAACAGAAGTGAAAGAAATTTTGAGGGATACGGGGATTGA
- a CDS encoding N-acetylmuramoyl-L-alanine amidase family protein: MKVSIKSRLGWAFILMVLFVMVYSVAYAGVRKYVIDGRVVSYNYPPISIYVNGVKKAPAVEPLMLNSRVLVHIRFIAEQFGAKITGYDSSKVSMSYNGKNITFYYNKNVAYVNGSPVQLDASVKLVNKGYTYVPLRFVVETFFNKNVRWDNWSVYIDNKATPVVNVKNVSYADGKLVVQADGAISFNKFNMTSPDRLVLDFNNAILNLPDGSKGKSIDVNSNGIRQIRYSQFTSSPDPNTVRVVVEFDKMVNYEIATADDKKALSVVFDKLQQPADPPSPQPPASNYYTVDSVQYGMSGKSANVTISTKATDFYVDRLDNPSRVYMDIHNARLNNVPGTVSVKDNIVDIVKVGQYSADTVRVAVYLNADVSYQVLKQDGALVLSLTPVDNSKKTIVVDAGHGGSDPGAVGNNLRESDVVLQIAKKLQSLLAAGGYNVVMTRTDDSYVGLYDRPQLANQLNADVFVSIHANSYSSSSAKGTEVLYFNNIKLAQIVHDELMKQVDTIDRGLVERPHLVVLNSTNMPSILVETAFISNPDDAKKLSSDDYQWRFARGIYNGIVKFLSQ; the protein is encoded by the coding sequence GTGAAGGTGTCGATAAAGAGCAGATTAGGTTGGGCGTTTATCTTAATGGTACTGTTTGTCATGGTATACAGCGTGGCATATGCTGGCGTAAGGAAGTACGTGATTGATGGGCGTGTGGTCTCGTATAACTATCCTCCTATAAGTATCTACGTAAATGGGGTTAAAAAAGCACCGGCCGTGGAGCCTTTGATGCTAAATAGCCGTGTATTAGTACATATACGCTTTATTGCAGAGCAATTTGGGGCAAAGATCACAGGCTACGACAGCAGCAAAGTGTCGATGAGTTATAACGGCAAAAACATAACCTTCTATTACAATAAAAACGTAGCTTATGTCAATGGATCGCCGGTGCAGCTAGATGCCAGTGTTAAATTGGTAAATAAAGGATACACGTATGTGCCTTTGAGGTTTGTAGTGGAGACGTTTTTTAATAAAAATGTACGGTGGGACAATTGGTCTGTTTACATCGACAATAAAGCGACCCCGGTGGTTAACGTCAAGAATGTAAGTTACGCCGATGGCAAACTTGTGGTTCAGGCCGATGGTGCTATCAGTTTTAACAAGTTTAATATGACATCACCTGATAGGCTGGTGTTAGACTTTAACAACGCTATACTTAACCTGCCTGATGGCAGTAAAGGTAAAAGTATTGATGTAAATAGCAATGGAATAAGGCAGATCCGCTATTCTCAATTTACCTCAAGCCCGGATCCCAATACGGTGAGGGTTGTAGTAGAATTTGACAAGATGGTAAATTATGAAATAGCCACTGCTGACGATAAAAAGGCGCTGTCGGTTGTATTTGATAAGCTGCAGCAGCCAGCCGATCCTCCAAGCCCACAGCCACCTGCATCTAATTATTACACTGTGGACAGCGTGCAGTACGGGATGTCGGGAAAAAGCGCTAATGTGACCATATCAACAAAGGCCACTGATTTTTATGTAGACAGGTTGGACAACCCCTCCAGGGTGTACATGGACATACACAATGCTCGGCTAAACAATGTCCCCGGTACTGTTTCGGTAAAGGATAATATAGTGGACATCGTAAAAGTGGGACAGTATTCTGCGGATACAGTGCGCGTGGCTGTTTATTTAAACGCCGACGTATCCTATCAAGTATTAAAACAGGATGGAGCTCTGGTGCTTTCGTTGACTCCTGTGGACAATTCTAAAAAGACCATCGTGGTGGACGCAGGACATGGCGGTTCAGACCCAGGGGCGGTAGGCAACAATTTGAGGGAGTCTGACGTAGTGTTGCAAATAGCTAAAAAACTGCAATCACTGTTGGCCGCAGGGGGATACAATGTGGTCATGACCAGAACCGACGATAGCTATGTAGGTTTGTACGACAGGCCTCAGCTGGCCAATCAATTAAATGCGGATGTCTTTGTGAGCATACATGCCAACTCCTATTCCAGTTCGTCTGCTAAAGGTACAGAAGTGCTTTATTTTAATAACATAAAGCTGGCTCAAATAGTCCACGATGAGCTTATGAAACAGGTGGATACAATAGATAGAGGCCTTGTGGAGAGGCCCCATCTGGTAGTTTTAAATAGCACCAATATGCCTTCTATCCTGGTAGAAACAGCTTTTATAAGCAACCCTGATGATGCTAAAAAGCTGTCTTCGGATGATTACCAGTGGAGGTTTGCCCGGGGAATTTACAATGGCATAGTTAAGTTTCTAAGTCAATAG
- a CDS encoding hydroxymyristoyl-ACP dehydratase yields the protein MMNINCTEKCIYQEDGKCTLNHIEPINSTYNPTNCAYFVEKKKKSAESATQKGENSP from the coding sequence ATGATGAATATAAATTGTACTGAAAAGTGCATATACCAAGAAGACGGGAAGTGCACTTTAAACCACATAGAGCCCATCAATTCCACCTACAATCCTACCAACTGTGCCTACTTTGTCGAGAAAAAAAAGAAAAGCGCTGAAAGCGCCACACAAAAAGGCGAAAATTCGCCATGA
- a CDS encoding corrinoid protein, which yields MEILKEISEALQVGNAKRVKELVQKALDDGIPAGDILTKGLIDGMNIIGAKFKNNEVYVPEVLIAARAMHAGMDILKPVLTASGVKPFGKVVIGTVKGDLHDIGKNLVKMMMQGVGLEVIDLGVDVPAEKFVNAARENGADIVALSALLTTTMPAMRGVIAALKDAGIRDKVKVMIGGAPVTQSYADEIGADGYAKDAASAAEMAKNFVLS from the coding sequence ATGGAAATTTTAAAGGAGATATCGGAGGCGCTGCAGGTTGGCAATGCTAAGAGGGTTAAGGAACTGGTGCAAAAGGCTCTGGACGACGGCATACCGGCTGGTGACATCCTGACTAAAGGGCTTATCGATGGAATGAACATCATAGGCGCAAAATTTAAAAACAACGAGGTGTACGTCCCTGAAGTGCTCATAGCGGCCAGGGCGATGCACGCCGGTATGGATATATTAAAGCCGGTACTCACAGCGTCAGGAGTGAAGCCTTTTGGCAAAGTGGTAATAGGCACTGTCAAAGGTGACCTACACGATATAGGCAAAAACCTGGTGAAGATGATGATGCAGGGCGTGGGCCTTGAGGTGATAGACTTAGGGGTAGATGTCCCGGCAGAAAAATTTGTAAATGCTGCTCGAGAAAATGGCGCTGATATAGTGGCGTTATCAGCGCTTCTCACTACCACGATGCCTGCTATGAGAGGCGTAATAGCTGCCCTTAAGGATGCCGGTATAAGGGATAAGGTGAAGGTTATGATTGGAGGTGCTCCTGTGACCCAGAGTTACGCCGATGAGATAGGGGCAGATGGTTACGCCAAAGATGCTGCTTCTGCTGCAGAAATGGCAAAGAACTTTGTGTTGTCATAG
- a CDS encoding AraC family transcriptional regulator, which translates to MISKDLLQRIVDVYKNSTGIDLCALSPQGDVLCQSGDDRRFCCYFRKFVGNELCKKVHVQSGFTSEKLGEGYVFCCPAGMVHWSAPVVVNRVVVAILVAGPVLMTEPDDLMVDEIKEKYGLRAEKLEFLKRSLRDIPVIKPDRIRYLSELLFMVSEQGSFEEVARFRSMREFYETQSKIAEEIQEIKEGGNSFCYPLEKERELVRLVKAGEKIAAKAILNELLGHIFFKSGGNFEYMKARALELVVVLSRAAVEGGADLEMIFGLNLRYLQDAGRISDVEELCYWLIKVLDRFTESVYSIGQARNAAVYQAIEYIKNNYKENISLEDVAHYVHLSPNYLSRLFKEEMGMSYTDYLNKLRVEESKKYLAKLDLNILDVALMVGFQDQSYFTRVFKKYEGVSPGQFRKMNWGYI; encoded by the coding sequence ATGATTTCCAAAGACCTGCTGCAGAGAATCGTGGACGTTTATAAAAATTCCACAGGTATAGACTTGTGCGCTTTAAGCCCTCAGGGAGATGTGCTTTGCCAGTCCGGAGATGATCGCAGGTTTTGCTGCTATTTCAGGAAATTTGTAGGAAATGAGCTGTGCAAAAAGGTCCACGTACAGTCAGGTTTTACATCAGAGAAGCTGGGGGAAGGGTATGTATTTTGCTGCCCTGCTGGCATGGTCCACTGGTCGGCTCCTGTGGTTGTAAACAGAGTGGTAGTTGCGATATTGGTTGCCGGGCCTGTATTGATGACTGAGCCTGACGATTTGATGGTAGATGAGATAAAGGAAAAGTATGGCCTGAGAGCAGAGAAACTGGAGTTTTTAAAGAGGTCCTTGAGAGATATACCTGTGATCAAGCCGGACAGAATACGCTATTTGTCAGAACTGCTCTTTATGGTATCGGAGCAGGGTAGTTTTGAGGAAGTGGCCAGGTTTAGATCTATGAGGGAATTTTACGAGACGCAATCTAAGATTGCGGAGGAGATACAGGAGATTAAAGAAGGAGGCAATTCCTTTTGTTATCCTCTGGAGAAAGAGAGAGAACTGGTAAGGCTTGTAAAAGCAGGGGAGAAGATAGCCGCCAAAGCCATTTTAAACGAACTTTTAGGTCACATATTCTTTAAAAGCGGTGGCAACTTTGAGTACATGAAGGCCAGAGCTCTGGAGCTGGTGGTGGTGCTCTCCAGGGCCGCGGTAGAAGGGGGTGCGGACCTGGAGATGATCTTTGGCCTTAACTTAAGATACCTTCAGGATGCGGGCAGGATATCCGATGTAGAAGAGCTGTGTTACTGGCTTATAAAAGTACTGGATAGATTTACGGAAAGCGTATACAGCATTGGCCAGGCCAGAAATGCGGCAGTGTATCAGGCCATCGAATACATAAAGAATAATTACAAAGAAAACATATCCCTGGAAGACGTAGCCCATTATGTTCACCTGAGCCCTAATTACCTTTCAAGGTTATTTAAAGAAGAAATGGGCATGAGCTACACCGATTACCTCAATAAACTAAGGGTTGAAGAGAGCAAAAAGTATCTGGCTAAGCTGGATTTAAATATACTGGATGTAGCGTTAATGGTGGGTTTTCAAGATCAAAGCTATTTTACTAGGGTGTTTAAGAAATATGAGGGAGTATCCCCCGGTCAATTTAGAAAGATGAACTGGGGCTATATATAA
- a CDS encoding ASKHA domain-containing protein: MYRVSVVKGQSRVSIQVEKNRKLWDVLLEHGIFLENFCNGHGTCGKCRVIVQPAREHHRLTGVERNFISEEEAQKGYRLACAVLVDEDMVVTVPERDREAVVLLSALYREVPLAPRVKKVKLWLKEPDLDDQRDDLKRLTDNLGSLKTGRDVICKLPGVLRENAFTVNAVIRKDELVDVVRPDRDGLYGMAVDIGTTTIAGYLVDLKTGKEVDVYSSLNPQRRLGADVISRINHEITTDRGREELRDLIVGEFNRMVSHFSRRNKVNRDDIYEITVVGNTTMMHMLAGIPADHIANAPYVPAYTRELEVKAREMGIDINPDGYVVMLPMVSGYIGADTVAAIMASGMYENSEVSLLLDIGTNGEIVLGNRERMVSCSAAAGPAFEGARITFGTGGVVGAISYVDLDSQEVYKTIGDEKPLGICGSGIVDVASELIKKGIVDETGRMKTAEELQGKLDSRLLKRIVEYNGQLAFVLDPQSGILVTQKDIRELQLAKGAIAAGMNILAKKLGLQWEDVRRVYLAGGFGNYIRVDSAVNIGLIPEVLKDKVVQLGNGAGMGARMALICDEYFKLASRIKDKVGYVELSGIPEFQTEFMDQMYF, from the coding sequence ATGTATAGGGTGAGCGTAGTAAAGGGCCAAAGCAGGGTATCCATACAGGTGGAGAAAAATAGGAAACTGTGGGATGTGCTCCTGGAACATGGAATCTTCCTGGAAAATTTCTGCAATGGCCATGGGACTTGTGGCAAGTGCAGAGTAATTGTACAGCCAGCAAGGGAACACCATCGCCTTACAGGGGTGGAAAGAAACTTTATATCTGAGGAGGAAGCGCAAAAAGGGTACAGGTTGGCGTGTGCCGTTTTGGTGGATGAGGACATGGTGGTGACGGTGCCTGAAAGGGATAGAGAGGCAGTGGTGCTTTTGTCCGCTCTTTACAGGGAAGTCCCGCTGGCTCCCAGGGTAAAAAAGGTAAAGCTGTGGTTAAAAGAGCCTGATCTTGACGACCAAAGGGATGATCTAAAACGGCTTACAGACAACCTGGGAAGTTTAAAAACAGGTCGCGATGTCATATGCAAGTTGCCTGGCGTGTTGAGGGAGAACGCATTTACTGTAAACGCCGTTATAAGAAAGGATGAGCTTGTGGATGTGGTACGGCCAGATCGCGATGGCCTTTACGGAATGGCGGTTGACATAGGTACAACTACCATAGCTGGTTATCTTGTGGATTTAAAGACAGGCAAGGAGGTAGACGTGTACTCCAGCTTAAACCCCCAGAGGCGATTGGGAGCTGATGTGATCAGCAGGATAAACCACGAGATAACAACAGATAGGGGCCGTGAGGAACTTCGCGATTTGATAGTAGGTGAGTTTAACCGAATGGTATCTCACTTCAGCCGGAGAAACAAGGTGAACAGAGATGATATATACGAGATCACCGTTGTGGGCAACACAACCATGATGCATATGCTGGCAGGCATTCCCGCCGACCATATCGCCAATGCCCCTTATGTACCGGCTTACACCAGGGAGCTAGAGGTCAAAGCCCGGGAGATGGGCATAGATATAAATCCCGACGGCTATGTGGTGATGCTGCCTATGGTATCGGGGTATATAGGAGCAGATACTGTGGCGGCAATCATGGCCAGCGGCATGTATGAAAACAGCGAGGTGAGTTTGCTATTAGATATAGGTACCAATGGCGAGATAGTCCTGGGCAACAGGGAGAGGATGGTCTCCTGTTCCGCCGCTGCTGGTCCTGCTTTTGAAGGCGCCAGGATAACCTTTGGCACCGGCGGCGTGGTGGGTGCCATAAGCTATGTTGACCTTGACAGCCAAGAGGTGTATAAGACGATAGGCGATGAAAAGCCTTTAGGCATTTGTGGTTCTGGGATTGTGGATGTTGCCTCTGAGCTAATCAAAAAAGGCATTGTAGATGAGACGGGCAGGATGAAGACAGCAGAGGAGCTGCAAGGCAAGCTGGATTCCAGGCTTCTTAAGAGGATAGTGGAGTACAACGGACAATTGGCCTTTGTGTTGGACCCACAATCGGGAATTCTCGTCACTCAAAAAGACATAAGGGAGTTGCAGCTGGCAAAGGGTGCTATAGCAGCAGGAATGAACATATTAGCAAAAAAACTAGGGTTACAGTGGGAGGATGTGCGCAGGGTTTATCTAGCGGGGGGATTTGGGAATTATATCAGGGTGGACAGCGCGGTAAACATCGGCCTTATTCCAGAGGTTTTAAAAGATAAGGTCGTTCAGTTAGGGAATGGCGCTGGGATGGGTGCCAGGATGGCTTTAATTTGTGATGAATACTTTAAACTGGCATCCAGGATCAAGGACAAGGTGGGGTACGTGGAACTGTCCGGTATTCCCGAATTCCAGACTGAATTCATGGATCAAATGTATTTTTGA